A stretch of Aspergillus nidulans FGSC A4 chromosome VI DNA encodes these proteins:
- a CDS encoding acyl-CoA dehydrogenase family protein (transcript_id=CADANIAT00009439), producing the protein MISALLPHFLMVDFNLSLSEQRTRSAARAFAAAHLAPAKETYATLPTQEDRFRSLKPIYEAAVGAGLIKGQIPAAVGGGSKSLVEAAILVEEFYAVEASASLTIFGTGLGLTPLALAYRPEIKEFLDPFLSGTGAPLASLVFSEPGGVANWLEPGAPGLQTTAYRDGDEWVLNGEKMWATSSAGWDYKGPDLSCVVCRCVNEDIVKRAFSPRDVIMVLLVTRNDIERSGPESFRVVKDIETAGHKAVSGPHIKYTNIRVPAKNVLCTPGTGAEIITHTFEISETAMLVGAMGVGIQRAVFDAALAFSRHTRGGTVPIGQRQSVGDLLINIKTRTETSRFLTWKAAHCLISGPGEHSERREHALLAKVHCAEAAVQSCLDAINAVGVSAYDSGLPFPDLLSTALVLPIFDGGNVGMRRRALQELIMADGYQPWMASFGAESGQQ; encoded by the exons ATGATCTCCGCACTTCTACCTCACTTTTT AATGGTTGACTTCAACCTATCTCTTTCAGAGCAGCGGACTCGCTCAGCAGCGCGCGCCTTCGCAGCTGCACATCTTGCGCCCGCGAAGGAAACATACGCAACGCTTCCAACGCAAGAGGATCGTTTTCGCTCGCTTAAACCAATCTACGAGGCCGCAGTGGGAGCTGGCCTTATAAAAGGACAGATCCCCGCCGCCGTAGGTGGGGGCAGCAAGAGCCTTGTTGAAGCGGCGATACTAGTCGAGGAGTTCTATGCCGTCGAGGCATCGGCATCTCTGACGATCTTCGGGACAGGACTAGGATTGACACCGTTGGCACTGGCGTATAGGCCAGAAATAAAAGAGTTTCTGGACCCATTTCTTTCGGGAACTGGGGCGCCGTTGGCATCATTGGTCTTTTCAGAGCCCGGTGGAGTG GCGAACTGGCTTGAGCCTGGGGCGCCGGGGTTGCAGACGACTGCGTATCGCGATGGAGATGAATGGGTGCTAAATGGGGAGAAG ATGTGGGCCACCAGCTCTGCGGGCTGGGATTACAAGGGCCCGGACCTGAGCTGCGTTGTCTGTCGATGTGTCAATGAAGACATCGTGAAGCGGGCATTTTCTCCACGCGACGTTATCATGGTCTTGCTCGTGACTCGTAATGATATTGAGCGCAGCGGGCCAGAAAGCTTTCGGGTTGTCAAGGATATTGAGACCGCCGGGCACAAGGCGGTTTCTGGGCCGCATATCAAG TATACGAATATACGCGTCCCTGCAAAGAATGTCCTCTGCACTCCTGGAACTGGAGCCGAGATTATCACTCACACCTTCGAGATATCCG AGACAGCCATGCTTGTCGGCGCCATGGGCGTAGGAATCCAGCGAGCCGTCTTCGATGCGGCACTAGCATTTTCGCGGCATACTAGAGGGGGCACAGTCCCTATCGGCCAACGTCAGTCTGTTGGCGATCTGCTGATCAACATCAAAACGCGCACTGAGACCTCGCGGTTTCTCACCTGGAAGGCAGCGCACTGTCTTATTTCAGGACCAGGAGAACATTCCGAGCGCCGCGAACACGCACTCCTGGCCAAGGTCCATTGCGCCGAAGCGGCGGTGCAGTCTTGTCTGGATGCAATCAATGCTGTTGGAGT GTCTGCGTATGATTCAGGGCTTCCCTTCCCGGACTTGCTCTCTACAGCGTTGGTTTTGCCGATCTTCGACGGCGGCAATGTTGGAATGCGCAGGCGGGCGTTGCAGGAGCTGATCATGGCGGACGGTTATCAGCCGTGGATGGCGAGCTTTGGAGCTGAAtctgggcagcagtga